One Setaria italica strain Yugu1 chromosome I, Setaria_italica_v2.0, whole genome shotgun sequence DNA window includes the following coding sequences:
- the LOC101785961 gene encoding ankyrin repeat and death domain-containing protein 1A translates to MEQSCYFPLRWESTGDQWWYASPIDWAAADGHYDIVRQLLHLDPNLLIKLTSLRRIRRLEALWDDDARFADAARHRASVARSLLLECECRNHHPAGGGENTLLRAGYGGWVLYTAASAGDVAFVQELLERDPLLVFGEGEYGVTDMFYAAARGGSADVFRLLLDHAMSPRCSTNCRDGEGGSGRGSVFRLEMMSRAVHAAARGGSVEMLRELLEERRSGVSVYLDVRGSTVLHAAAGRGQLQVVKYLLASFDIINSTDNHGNTALHVAAYRGHQPVVEALVTASPSTLSAINNAGDTFLHSAVAGFRTPGFRRLDHQLELMRYLIRERTTDIQKIINLKNDAGLTALHLAVVGCAHPDLVELLTTTPSIDLNAEDANGMTALALLKQQLRSATSDRLIKQIVSAGGILNSSILRTRSAIASQIKMQGGFASSPGTTFKVSDAEIFLFSGIGAAESQRPSSCSSNGKDDPAHADASGGENHRSSEKRLSSASRAKDRLKMMLRWPRHKEKMSKTPKKSEESSPLDSIKRLGEHGVETPAPLRQKFTKTTALNGKRTLAVKSSTPSSSSATKKKLNTKLIHGIMEAMPQLAAPSSAARSRATSDTLPRSSMSSTAPPPTLAKLKDICLDDEISMVTPPPVGRLKDIILDSDDAAEEPSCSNSSMDDGSGGDTGESAARKHGCGNGRLINICFGAQGLTVEDSVSGQPTSKMFKQQCLRVS, encoded by the exons ATGGAGCAGTCCTGCTACTTCCCTCTGCGGTGGGAGAGCACCGGCGACCAGTGGTGGTACGCGTCGCCGATCGActgggcggcggccgacggccaCTACGACATCGTGCGCCAGCTGCTGCACCTCGACCCCAACCTGCTCATCAAGCTCACCTCGCtccgccggatccgccgcctcGAGGCACTGTgggacgacgacgcccgcttcgCCGACGCGGCCAGGCACCGCGCGTCCGTCGCGCGGAGCCTGCTGCTCGAGTGCGAGTGCAGGAACCAccaccccgccggcggcggcgagaacaCGCTGCTCCGGGCCGGGTACGGCGGGTGGGTGCTGTACACGGCGGCGTCCGCCGGGGACGTGGCGTTCGTCCAGGAGCTGCTGGAGAGGGACCCGCTGCTCGTCTTCGGCGAGGGCGAGTACGGCGTCACGGACATGTTCtacgcggcggcgaggggagggagCGCCGACGTGTTCAGGCTGCTGCTCGACCACGCCATGTCGCCGAGGTGCTCGACGAATTGCCGCGACGGCGAAGGTGGCTCCGGGCGCGGCTCCGTGTTCCGGCTGGAGATGATGAGCCGGGCCGTCCACGCCGCGGCGAGAGGCGGGAGCGTGGAGATGCTGAGAGAGCTGCTCGAGGAGCGGCGCTCCGGCGTTTCCGTGTACCTCGACGTCCGTGGATCCACCGTGCTGCATGCCGCTGCTGGGAGGGGCCAGCTGCAG GTTGTCAAGTACCTTCTGGCCTCTTTCGACATAATCAATTCAACTGATAATCACGGGAATACAGCATTACATGTAGCAGCCTATCGAGGGCACCAACCTGTTGTCGAAGCATTGGTTACTGCATCGCCATCAACCTTGTCAGCTATCAACAATGCTGGTGATACGTTTCTCCATTCAGCAGTTGCAGGATTCAGGACCCCAGGATTCCGACGGCTTGACCACCAATTGGAGCTGATGAGATATCTCATACGCGAAAGAACGACAGATATCCAGAAGATCATCAACCTGAAAAACGACGCCGGACTTACCGCCCTTCACCTAGCTGTGGTTGGCTGCGCGCACCCAGACCTCGTGGAGCTCTTGACGACCACCCCGTCAATCGACCTCAATGCTGAAGACGCCAATGGCATGACCGCACTGGCACTGCTGAAGCAGCAGCTGCGTTCAGCAACGTCCGACCGCCTCATCAAGCAGATAGTCTCTGCCGGAGGAATATTGAATTCCAGCATTCTGAGAACCCGGTCAGCAATCGCGTCCCAGATTAAGATGCAGGGGGGGTTCGCAAGCAGTCCCGGAACCACTTTCAAGGTATCAGATGCAGAGATCTTCCTATTCTCGGGTATCGGAGCTGCAGAGTCTCAAAGGCCAAGCTCTTGCTCCAGCAATGGCAAGGATGACCCTGCTCACGCAGATGCAAGCGGCGGGGAAAACCATAGATCGTCGGAGAAGAGGCTGAGCTCTGCGAGCCGTGCCAAGGACcgtctgaagatgatgctgagatGGCCCCGGCACAAGGAGAAGATGTCCAAGACGCCGAAGAAATCGGAGGAGAGCAGCCCGCTGGACTCCATCAAGAGGCTGGGCGAGCACGGCGTCGAGACCCCGGCTCCCCTGAGGCAGAAGTTCACCAAGACGACGGCGCTCAACGGAAAGCGGACGCTTGCGGTGAAGAGCTCCACCCCGAGCTCCTCGTCGGCCACCAAGAAGAAGCTCAACACGAAGCTGATCCACGGCATCATGGAGGCGATGCCGCAGCTGGCGGCTCCGTCGTCCGCGGCGCGGTCCCGGGCCACGAGCGACACTCTCCCGAGGTCGTCCATGTCGtccaccgcgccgccaccgacgcTGGCGAAGCTGAAGGACATCTGCCTGGACGACGAGATCTCCATGGTGACGCCGCCCCCCGTCGGGAGGCTGAAGGACATCATCCTGGACAGCGACGACGCCGCGGAGGAGCCCTCGTGCTCCAACTCGTCCATGGacgatggcagcggcggcgacacggGAGAGAGCGCGGCCCGGAAGCACGGGTGCGGCAACGGGAGGCTGATCAACATCTGCTTCGGCGCGCAGGGCCTCACCGTGGAGGACTCGGTGAGCGGGCAGCCGACGAGCAAGATGTTCAAGCAGCAGTGCCTCAGGGTGTCATGA